The following coding sequences are from one Kushneria phosphatilytica window:
- a CDS encoding ammonium transporter yields MNDLIQVQYALDTFYFLVMGALVMWMAAGFAMLEAGLVRAKNTTEILTKNVVLFAIACTMYLLIGYHIMYSSSSGGFFPSFGFLLGSEHSVDDVLGSNGDVYYSARSDFFFQVVFVATAMSIVSGAVAERMKLWAFMVFAVIMTGFIYPVQGYWKWGGGFLDAAGFQDFAGSGVVHLCGATAALAGVMLLGARKGKYGKNGAIYAIPGANLPLATLGTFILWLGWFGFNGGSELKVSNITEANAVAQVFVNTNAAAAGGVIAALILAKLWFRKADLTMALNGALAGLVAITAEPLAPSALGATLIGAVGGLLVVFAIVAIDKLRIDDPVGAISVHGVAGIWGLLAVPLSNGDASFGAQLLGIVSIFIWTFVASLVVWGIIKAVMGLRVTEEEEYEGVDVAECGMEAYPEFTGGKK; encoded by the coding sequence ATGAATGATCTGATTCAAGTCCAATACGCTCTCGATACCTTTTACTTTCTGGTCATGGGTGCACTGGTCATGTGGATGGCGGCCGGTTTCGCCATGCTCGAGGCCGGTCTGGTGCGTGCCAAGAACACCACCGAAATCCTGACCAAGAACGTGGTGCTGTTCGCCATCGCCTGCACCATGTATCTGCTGATCGGCTACCACATCATGTACTCCAGCTCATCGGGTGGCTTCTTCCCGAGTTTCGGCTTTTTGCTGGGCAGTGAGCACTCGGTGGATGATGTGCTGGGCAGCAACGGCGATGTCTACTACTCCGCCCGTTCGGACTTCTTCTTCCAGGTCGTCTTCGTCGCCACGGCCATGTCGATCGTCTCCGGCGCCGTCGCCGAGCGCATGAAGCTCTGGGCCTTCATGGTCTTTGCCGTCATCATGACCGGCTTCATCTATCCCGTTCAGGGCTACTGGAAGTGGGGTGGTGGTTTTCTCGATGCAGCCGGCTTCCAGGATTTCGCCGGCTCCGGCGTTGTGCACCTGTGCGGTGCGACTGCCGCACTGGCCGGCGTCATGCTGCTGGGCGCGCGCAAGGGCAAATACGGCAAGAACGGTGCCATCTACGCCATCCCGGGTGCCAATCTGCCACTGGCTACGCTGGGCACCTTCATCCTCTGGCTGGGCTGGTTCGGCTTCAACGGCGGCTCCGAGCTGAAGGTCTCCAATATCACCGAAGCCAACGCGGTCGCTCAGGTATTCGTCAACACCAATGCGGCGGCAGCCGGGGGCGTGATCGCCGCGCTGATCCTCGCCAAGCTGTGGTTCCGCAAGGCCGACCTGACCATGGCCCTCAATGGGGCGCTGGCCGGGCTGGTGGCGATTACTGCCGAGCCACTGGCGCCCTCTGCGCTGGGTGCCACACTGATCGGTGCCGTGGGCGGCCTGCTGGTGGTGTTTGCCATCGTCGCGATCGATAAACTGCGCATCGACGATCCGGTCGGTGCCATTTCGGTGCACGGCGTGGCCGGTATCTGGGGTCTGCTGGCGGTACCGCTCTCCAACGGCGACGCCAGTTTCGGCGCACAGCTGCTGGGCATCGTCTCCATCTTCATCTGGACCTTTGTCGCCAGCCTGGTCGTATGGGGCATCATCAAGGCGGTCATGGGGCTGCGGGTCACTGAAGAGGAAGAATACGAAGGCGTCGACGTTGCCGAATGCGGCATGGAGGCCTACCCCGAGTTCACCGGCGGCAAGAAGTAA
- a CDS encoding P-II family nitrogen regulator has product MKLITAIIKPFKLDDVREALADHGVQGITVTEVKGFGRQKGHTELYRGAEYVVDFLPKVKLEVAVDDERVDGVLDAIRQAANSGKIGDGKLFVTPLEDVIRIRTGERGVDAV; this is encoded by the coding sequence ATGAAACTCATCACCGCCATCATCAAGCCATTCAAGCTCGATGACGTCAGAGAGGCCCTGGCGGATCACGGTGTGCAAGGGATCACGGTGACCGAGGTCAAGGGCTTCGGTCGTCAGAAGGGCCATACCGAACTCTATCGGGGCGCGGAATACGTGGTCGACTTCCTGCCCAAGGTGAAGCTCGAAGTGGCCGTCGATGACGAGCGCGTCGATGGCGTACTCGATGCCATTCGTCAGGCGGCCAACAGCGGCAAGATCGGCGACGGCAAGCTGTTCGTCACCCCACTGGAAGATGTCATCCGTATTCGCACCGGTGAACGCGGCGTCGACGCGGTATAA
- a CDS encoding accessory factor UbiK family protein — translation MARQDVFGRLAQQIGERLQDASHAPEEIQRTVHGAMRGAFDRLELVSREDFDVMMEVLQRTRSRVEALEKQVADLEAALDERGDHTASTTTAQAEQTNTPADAPEKNASASPHPGKDGDDTR, via the coding sequence ATGGCACGACAGGATGTTTTCGGCCGTCTGGCGCAGCAGATCGGAGAGCGGCTTCAGGACGCTTCGCATGCACCGGAAGAGATTCAGCGCACGGTGCACGGCGCCATGCGGGGTGCCTTCGACCGGCTCGAGCTGGTCTCGCGCGAGGATTTCGACGTCATGATGGAAGTGTTGCAGCGCACCCGTTCGCGCGTTGAAGCGCTCGAGAAGCAGGTCGCCGATCTCGAAGCAGCACTGGATGAACGGGGGGATCACACCGCCTCCACGACGACCGCCCAGGCCGAACAGACCAATACGCCGGCGGATGCGCCCGAGAAAAACGCCTCTGCGTCTCCTCATCCGGGCAAGGACGGCGACGACACGCGCTGA
- a CDS encoding OPT family oligopeptide transporter: MPQYIPDETSLPELTLRGVLLGALITVLFTASNVYLGLKVGLTFASSIPAAVISMAVLRYCRGANVLENNMVQTQASAAGTLSAIIFILPGLLMVGYWQGFPFWQTAAICAIGGILGVLYTIPLRRVMVVQSSLPYPEGVAAAEILDVGSRHAAEDPSPTDERSAPQAASGSEPGAREIALGGLVAALFSLCSGGFRVLAESISVWFSVGRSAFQLSTGFSLALVGAGYLVGIVGGMAILIGTLLAWGVAVPWLTAIAPDQGESLKALAMARWSSDVRFIGAGTIGIAAVWTLISLFGPMVTGIRASLGAMRNDAGRKAPGRTEQDLSPRIILALLGVLLVALIAVFADFLGDAAPAMAALPFWTLVGGCVLFAFAFGFLIAAACGYMAGLVGSSSSPISGIGIMAVILVSLLILAFTGVSDALSQLEGSVAAKLPTALALFTTSVVVAVAAISNDNLQDLKTGWLLGATPRRQQIALIIGCIVGALVIPPVLSLLYHAYGFTGALPSPDMDPNQALGAPQATLMTAIVQGIFSHDLNWPMVLTGVALGVGLIVIDELLRRRGGVARLPVLAVGIGIYLPPSINMPLVIGAVLSWFIDRQLKRRAARQGEVFESVAEQPRRRGVLLASGLIVGESLMGVLMAGIIGATGESAPLALVGDGFESVAQWLGLIVFVLLGLAFYRRILRTGG, from the coding sequence ATGCCGCAATACATTCCCGATGAGACCTCCCTGCCCGAGCTGACGCTGCGTGGCGTACTGCTGGGTGCCCTGATCACGGTGTTGTTCACCGCCTCCAATGTCTATCTCGGCCTCAAGGTGGGGCTGACCTTCGCCTCTTCGATTCCGGCAGCCGTCATTTCCATGGCGGTGCTGCGCTATTGTCGTGGTGCCAACGTACTCGAAAACAACATGGTGCAGACCCAGGCCTCGGCGGCGGGGACCCTGTCAGCCATCATCTTCATCCTGCCGGGGCTTCTGATGGTGGGCTACTGGCAGGGCTTCCCGTTCTGGCAGACCGCCGCCATCTGCGCCATTGGCGGCATTCTCGGGGTGCTCTATACCATTCCCCTGCGCCGGGTGATGGTGGTGCAGAGCTCGCTGCCCTATCCCGAAGGCGTGGCCGCCGCCGAGATACTCGATGTCGGCAGCCGGCACGCCGCTGAAGATCCCTCGCCAACAGATGAACGATCCGCCCCGCAGGCGGCTTCCGGCAGCGAGCCGGGTGCTCGTGAAATTGCGCTGGGTGGCCTCGTGGCGGCGCTGTTCTCGCTGTGCAGCGGTGGCTTTCGGGTGTTGGCCGAGAGCATCAGTGTCTGGTTCAGCGTCGGGCGCAGTGCCTTTCAGCTCTCTACCGGATTTTCGCTGGCACTGGTGGGTGCCGGCTACCTGGTCGGCATTGTCGGAGGCATGGCGATTCTGATCGGTACCCTGCTCGCCTGGGGTGTGGCGGTGCCCTGGCTGACGGCCATTGCGCCGGATCAGGGCGAGTCGCTCAAGGCGCTGGCGATGGCACGCTGGTCCAGCGATGTGCGTTTCATCGGTGCCGGCACCATCGGTATCGCGGCTGTCTGGACGCTGATCTCGCTGTTTGGCCCCATGGTGACCGGCATCCGTGCCTCATTGGGCGCGATGCGCAACGATGCGGGCCGCAAGGCGCCGGGGCGTACCGAGCAGGATCTCTCGCCCCGTATCATTCTGGCACTGCTGGGCGTACTGCTGGTGGCCCTGATTGCGGTCTTCGCCGACTTCCTCGGGGATGCAGCGCCTGCCATGGCCGCGTTACCGTTCTGGACGCTGGTCGGCGGCTGTGTGCTGTTCGCCTTTGCCTTCGGGTTTCTGATTGCGGCCGCCTGTGGCTATATGGCCGGGCTGGTAGGCTCGTCCAGCAGTCCCATTTCCGGCATCGGCATCATGGCAGTGATCCTGGTGTCGCTGCTGATTCTGGCCTTTACCGGCGTCAGCGATGCGCTGAGCCAGCTTGAAGGTTCGGTGGCAGCCAAACTGCCCACCGCCCTGGCGCTGTTCACCACTTCGGTGGTCGTGGCGGTGGCCGCCATCTCCAATGACAACCTGCAGGATCTCAAGACCGGGTGGCTGCTCGGGGCAACGCCGCGGCGCCAACAGATCGCGCTGATCATTGGCTGTATCGTCGGTGCGCTGGTGATTCCACCGGTGCTGTCACTGCTGTATCACGCCTATGGCTTTACCGGAGCGCTGCCGAGCCCCGACATGGACCCGAATCAGGCGCTGGGCGCGCCGCAGGCGACCCTGATGACCGCCATCGTGCAGGGCATCTTCTCCCATGACCTCAACTGGCCGATGGTGCTCACCGGCGTGGCACTGGGTGTGGGGCTGATCGTGATCGATGAGCTGCTGCGTCGTCGCGGTGGGGTGGCCCGACTGCCGGTACTGGCCGTGGGAATCGGGATTTATCTGCCGCCCTCGATCAACATGCCGCTGGTGATTGGTGCCGTACTCAGCTGGTTCATTGATCGGCAACTGAAGCGTCGCGCCGCGCGCCAGGGCGAGGTATTCGAATCGGTAGCCGAACAGCCGCGGCGGCGTGGCGTGCTGCTGGCCTCGGGGCTGATCGTGGGTGAGAGTCTGATGGGCGTGCTGATGGCCGGCATTATCGGCGCGACCGGTGAGAGTGCCCCGCTGGCACTGGTCGGCGACGGTTTCGAATCGGTGGCGCAGTGGCTCGGTCTGATCGTCTTCGTGCTACTGGGCTTGGCCTTCTATCGACGCATTCTGCGGACCGGGGGCTGA
- a CDS encoding YifB family Mg chelatase-like AAA ATPase, whose amino-acid sequence MTLAIIPTRASVGLDAPEVLVEVHLSNGLPGLAIVGLPETAVKESRERVRSALINANFEFPTKRITLNLAPADLPKEGGRFDLPIALGILVASGQIPHEAVDRLECLGELALDGHLRPVPGVLPAAMAARRAGRALMVPAACADEAALAGELTVLPVTHLLDVVAHLLGQQRIEPHVLSEPPAAALPPFDLCEVRGQHQARRALEIAAAGGHNLLFAGPPGTGKTMLASRLAGILPPLRENECLEVAAIRSVCGLDILERWGQRPFRAPHHGASAAALVGGGSKPRPGEISLAHHGVLFLDELPEFDRKVLEVLREPLESGRIHIARASHQRQYPARFQLVAAMNPCPCGHLGDPRQPCHCTPQQVQRYQARLSGPLLDRIDLQVEVPALPAEQLTARERGEDSATVRQRVLAARQRQHARGGLNAHIDTSTLETACALGDDERAWLSDVLNRLNLSARAYHRVLRVALTIADLSEAPRVMRTQLMEAIGYRQLDRMMGRGGA is encoded by the coding sequence GTGACGCTTGCCATCATTCCCACTCGCGCCAGTGTGGGGCTCGATGCCCCGGAAGTGCTGGTCGAGGTGCATCTCTCCAATGGTCTGCCGGGGCTGGCGATTGTCGGATTGCCGGAAACCGCGGTAAAGGAGAGCCGGGAGCGGGTACGCAGCGCGCTGATCAACGCCAACTTCGAGTTTCCCACCAAACGCATCACCCTCAATCTGGCGCCGGCCGATCTGCCCAAGGAGGGTGGCCGCTTCGATCTGCCGATCGCCCTGGGCATTCTGGTCGCATCGGGACAGATTCCTCATGAGGCGGTAGACCGGCTGGAGTGTCTGGGAGAGCTGGCACTTGATGGTCACCTGCGTCCGGTGCCCGGGGTGCTGCCGGCGGCGATGGCCGCCAGGCGAGCCGGTCGTGCACTGATGGTGCCCGCGGCCTGTGCCGATGAAGCGGCGCTGGCGGGTGAGCTGACGGTACTGCCGGTGACTCATCTGCTGGATGTGGTGGCGCATCTGCTGGGGCAGCAGCGTATCGAGCCGCATGTGCTGAGCGAGCCGCCCGCAGCGGCATTACCCCCGTTCGACCTTTGTGAGGTACGCGGCCAGCATCAGGCGCGGCGGGCACTGGAGATCGCCGCGGCGGGGGGGCACAACCTGCTGTTTGCCGGCCCTCCCGGGACCGGCAAGACCATGCTGGCCAGTCGCCTGGCCGGCATTCTGCCACCGCTGCGGGAGAACGAGTGCCTGGAAGTGGCAGCCATTCGTTCGGTCTGCGGGCTGGATATTCTCGAGCGCTGGGGGCAGCGGCCGTTTCGTGCGCCACACCATGGCGCCAGTGCCGCCGCACTGGTCGGGGGTGGGTCGAAACCCAGGCCCGGCGAGATCTCGCTGGCGCATCACGGCGTGCTGTTTCTCGATGAGTTGCCGGAGTTCGATCGCAAGGTGCTGGAGGTATTGAGAGAACCGCTGGAGTCCGGTCGAATTCATATCGCTCGTGCCAGCCATCAGCGCCAGTATCCGGCGCGCTTCCAGCTGGTGGCCGCCATGAATCCGTGTCCCTGCGGCCATCTCGGTGATCCGCGCCAACCCTGTCACTGCACGCCGCAGCAAGTGCAGCGCTATCAGGCGCGTCTCTCCGGGCCGCTGCTCGATCGTATCGATCTGCAGGTCGAGGTGCCGGCGCTGCCCGCCGAACAGCTCACTGCTCGCGAGCGTGGCGAGGATTCGGCGACGGTGCGACAACGTGTGCTTGCCGCACGACAAAGACAGCATGCCCGGGGCGGGCTCAACGCCCATATCGATACGTCCACGCTGGAGACGGCGTGTGCGCTGGGTGATGACGAGCGGGCCTGGCTCTCCGACGTACTCAATCGACTCAATCTCTCGGCGCGGGCGTATCATCGGGTGCTACGAGTGGCACTGACCATTGCCGATCTCAGCGAGGCGCCCCGGGTCATGCGCACCCAGTTGATGGAGGCCATCGGCTATCGACAGCTTGATCGCATGATGGGGCGCGGCGGGGCGTGA
- a CDS encoding cold-shock protein gives MATGTVKWFNDAKGFGFIAPSDGGDDLFAHFSEIQADGFKSLQEGQEVSFEVTQGKKGLQASSIKPL, from the coding sequence ATGGCAACTGGCACGGTCAAGTGGTTCAACGACGCCAAGGGTTTTGGTTTTATCGCACCTTCTGATGGTGGCGATGATCTGTTCGCGCACTTCTCTGAAATTCAGGCTGATGGCTTCAAGTCCCTTCAGGAAGGTCAGGAAGTTTCCTTCGAAGTGACCCAGGGCAAGAAGGGTCTGCAGGCTTCGAGCATCAAGCCGCTCTGA
- the treA gene encoding alpha,alpha-trehalase TreA — protein MYHHRIQGLRQGHVALLLSLWLALAGCASSGTLTTKTAADSPEPTWQPLLADAALHHVYEDGKTLVDMIPERPMPEVLADYRALPCQPECNTEEIRAFMQQNFRKPPTPDEKLSEPENTPVAQHIRNLWPILTRSSEDSQQGPLSTMVALPHRYVVPGGRFNEMFYWDSYFTMLGLAASDRYDLVRDMVANFAWLIDTYGFIPNGTRTYFLSRSQPPFFSAMVNLLAEHDGDEVYTRYLPELQKEYAFWMRGADQLAPGQAGERVVRLPDGTLLNRYFGGENRPRPEAYAAEIDTAAQSDRPAPVVYGNLRAAAESGWDFSSRWMADGEHLSTIETRDILPVDLNSLMANLENTLAQAWQVAGNNERAAFYRDRVQARQQALNTVFWSDAGFYSDYDWSQQTLTGELTAATSFPLFLGLATPSHADAVAQTLQARLLKPGGIVTTTRNTGEQWDAPNGWAPLQWAAIRGLQRYGHDALAGEIARRWIDTNVSVYRQTGKLVEKYNVVSPGVGGGGEYDVVDGFGWTNGVLMQLLELYPQAAQNSRPRSAAQETIH, from the coding sequence ATGTATCACCATCGCATCCAGGGCCTGCGACAGGGCCATGTGGCACTGCTGTTATCGCTATGGCTGGCACTGGCCGGCTGTGCCAGCTCCGGCACACTGACGACCAAAACCGCTGCCGATTCGCCCGAGCCTACCTGGCAGCCGCTGCTGGCGGATGCGGCGCTGCACCATGTTTATGAAGATGGCAAGACGCTGGTCGACATGATTCCCGAGCGGCCCATGCCGGAGGTACTGGCTGATTACCGCGCACTGCCCTGCCAGCCCGAGTGCAACACCGAAGAGATTCGGGCCTTCATGCAGCAGAACTTTCGCAAGCCGCCCACGCCCGATGAGAAACTCAGTGAGCCGGAGAATACGCCGGTCGCGCAGCATATTCGCAATCTCTGGCCGATACTGACTCGCTCTTCGGAAGACAGTCAGCAGGGCCCACTCAGTACCATGGTGGCGCTGCCGCATCGTTATGTCGTGCCGGGTGGCCGCTTCAACGAGATGTTCTACTGGGACAGCTACTTCACCATGCTCGGCCTGGCGGCAAGCGATCGCTATGACCTGGTGCGCGACATGGTGGCCAATTTCGCGTGGCTGATCGACACCTACGGTTTTATCCCCAACGGTACCCGTACCTACTTTCTGAGCCGTTCACAGCCGCCGTTCTTCTCCGCCATGGTCAATCTGCTTGCCGAGCATGATGGGGATGAGGTCTATACCCGTTATCTGCCTGAACTGCAAAAGGAGTATGCATTCTGGATGCGCGGTGCCGATCAGCTGGCACCCGGTCAGGCCGGCGAACGCGTGGTGCGGCTTCCCGATGGCACACTGCTCAACCGATACTTTGGCGGAGAGAATCGGCCTCGCCCGGAAGCCTATGCGGCTGAAATCGACACCGCGGCACAGAGTGATCGGCCGGCCCCGGTGGTATATGGCAACCTGCGGGCGGCCGCCGAGAGTGGCTGGGATTTCAGTTCCCGCTGGATGGCCGATGGTGAGCATCTGTCTACCATCGAGACGCGCGATATCCTGCCGGTGGATCTCAACAGTCTGATGGCCAATCTGGAAAATACGCTGGCACAGGCCTGGCAGGTCGCGGGCAATAATGAGCGCGCGGCCTTCTACCGTGATCGGGTACAGGCACGCCAGCAGGCGCTCAATACGGTGTTCTGGTCAGACGCCGGCTTTTACAGCGACTACGACTGGTCGCAGCAGACACTTACCGGCGAGTTGACGGCCGCGACCAGCTTCCCGCTGTTTCTCGGTCTGGCCACGCCATCGCATGCCGATGCCGTGGCGCAGACCCTGCAAGCCCGGCTGCTGAAGCCCGGGGGGATTGTCACGACGACTCGCAATACCGGGGAGCAGTGGGATGCGCCCAATGGTTGGGCGCCACTGCAGTGGGCAGCCATCCGCGGCCTGCAGCGCTACGGTCATGATGCGCTGGCCGGTGAGATCGCGCGGCGCTGGATCGATACCAATGTGTCGGTCTACCGTCAGACCGGCAAGCTGGTGGAGAAATATAATGTGGTGTCGCCCGGTGTCGGCGGGGGCGGCGAATACGATGTGGTCGATGGTTTTGGCTGGACCAATGGCGTACTGATGCAGCTGCTGGAGCTTTATCCGCAGGCGGCGCAGAACAGTCGACCACGATCGGCTGCTCAGGAAACCATTCACTGA
- a CDS encoding NADH:flavin oxidoreductase/NADH oxidase, which produces MSAPRLFEPLQLDDLELPNRIIIAPMCQYSAQNGNATDWHLIHLGHMALSGAGLLILEATAVAPEGRISPEDLGLYSDDNEQALARTLKAIRANSDMPIGIQLGHAGRKASTTAPWQGGEQIPPGADNGWQTLAPSALPHGEADHPPSALSLEEIERIKGDFVAAAERSARLGLDAIELHAAHGYLLHQFLSPLSNRRDDEYGGSLENRLRLVLEVFDAVREVFPKGRPVGVRVSASDWAEGGWDIEGTLALARALDERGCSYIHVSSGGLTPVQQIPVGPNYQVPFARQVREVVNMPVIAVGLINEPEQAEAIVGTGEADAVALARAMLYDPRWPWHAAASLGATVKAPNQYLRCQPRQYRHLFDNN; this is translated from the coding sequence ATGTCTGCTCCCCGATTGTTCGAGCCACTACAGCTTGATGATCTCGAACTGCCCAATCGCATCATTATCGCGCCGATGTGCCAGTACTCCGCACAGAATGGCAATGCCACCGACTGGCATCTTATCCATCTGGGGCACATGGCGCTTTCCGGTGCCGGCCTGCTGATTCTGGAAGCGACCGCCGTGGCCCCGGAAGGGCGTATCAGCCCCGAGGACCTCGGCCTTTACAGCGATGACAACGAGCAGGCGCTGGCACGGACCCTGAAGGCTATCCGTGCCAACTCCGATATGCCGATCGGCATTCAGCTTGGTCATGCCGGTCGCAAGGCTTCCACAACTGCCCCCTGGCAAGGCGGCGAGCAGATCCCACCCGGCGCTGATAATGGCTGGCAGACGCTGGCGCCTTCGGCACTGCCGCATGGCGAGGCGGATCATCCGCCGAGTGCGCTGTCGCTTGAAGAGATCGAACGGATCAAGGGGGATTTCGTTGCAGCGGCAGAACGGTCGGCTCGCCTGGGTTTGGACGCCATCGAGTTGCACGCGGCGCACGGTTATCTGCTGCATCAGTTTCTGTCGCCACTCTCCAACCGACGTGATGACGAATATGGTGGCAGTCTGGAAAATCGACTGCGCCTGGTGCTGGAGGTCTTCGACGCGGTACGTGAGGTGTTTCCGAAAGGCAGGCCGGTGGGCGTACGTGTCTCGGCCAGTGACTGGGCCGAAGGCGGCTGGGATATCGAGGGGACGCTGGCGCTGGCCAGGGCACTCGACGAGCGGGGCTGCAGCTATATCCATGTTTCCAGTGGCGGCCTGACCCCGGTACAACAGATTCCGGTGGGACCCAACTACCAGGTGCCGTTTGCTCGTCAGGTGCGTGAGGTGGTCAACATGCCGGTCATCGCCGTGGGGCTGATCAACGAGCCCGAGCAGGCCGAAGCCATTGTTGGCACCGGCGAGGCCGATGCTGTCGCGCTGGCTCGGGCGATGCTCTACGACCCCCGCTGGCCATGGCACGCTGCGGCGTCACTGGGCGCGACGGTGAAAGCACCGAACCAGTATCTGCGCTGCCAGCCGCGACAGTATCGTCATCTTTTCGACAATAACTGA
- a CDS encoding sodium:calcium antiporter has translation MSIDFTAFPLAVTLGLFAVCAVVIGTIGTWLTGVVDRLADRTGLGEAIAGSVMLGAVTSLAGIMVSISAAARDQPGLAMSNALGGIAVQTAFLALADITYRRANLEHAAPSIGNLMQSALLICLLSLLLIGAWTPPFTLYGIHPVTPLLLGGYLYGLVKVRGAQNDPMWRPKKTFETFEDVPAEDDGKRSLTSLWIRFLLLAAVLGLTGLVLERVASALTQQTGLSATAVGALLTAVATSLPELVTSIAAVRRGALTLAISGIIGGNAFDTLFAATSDIAYRKGSIYHAMPDSILLWTAITLLMTGILLMGLIRRERHNWGGIGFESVIVLVLYGLGAALTLVRP, from the coding sequence TTGTCCATTGATTTTACCGCGTTTCCCCTGGCGGTCACGCTGGGGCTGTTTGCCGTTTGTGCGGTCGTCATCGGTACCATTGGTACCTGGTTGACCGGGGTCGTAGACCGGCTGGCCGACCGAACCGGACTGGGCGAGGCCATTGCCGGCTCGGTCATGCTGGGTGCCGTGACGTCACTGGCCGGCATCATGGTGTCGATTTCTGCTGCCGCCCGCGATCAACCGGGCCTGGCGATGAGCAACGCCCTGGGCGGCATTGCGGTACAAACCGCTTTTCTGGCACTGGCGGATATTACCTACCGACGGGCCAATCTCGAGCACGCTGCGCCCTCGATCGGCAATCTGATGCAGAGCGCACTGCTGATCTGTCTGCTCTCGCTGTTGCTGATCGGCGCCTGGACACCGCCCTTTACCCTATATGGCATTCATCCGGTGACACCGTTGCTGCTGGGTGGCTATCTCTATGGCCTGGTCAAGGTGCGGGGGGCCCAGAATGATCCCATGTGGCGTCCGAAAAAGACCTTCGAGACCTTCGAGGATGTCCCCGCGGAGGATGACGGCAAGCGCAGTCTGACGTCGCTGTGGATTCGGTTTCTGCTGCTGGCAGCAGTGCTCGGCCTCACCGGCCTAGTGCTTGAGCGGGTTGCCTCGGCGCTCACCCAGCAGACCGGGCTTTCTGCCACAGCGGTCGGTGCGCTGCTGACGGCGGTGGCGACCTCGCTGCCGGAGCTGGTGACCTCGATTGCGGCAGTCCGCCGGGGGGCACTGACACTGGCGATCAGTGGCATTATCGGTGGCAATGCCTTCGATACCCTGTTCGCGGCGACGTCCGATATCGCCTATCGCAAGGGGTCGATCTATCACGCCATGCCGGACTCGATCCTGCTGTGGACGGCCATCACCCTGCTGATGACCGGCATCCTGCTGATGGGACTGATCCGCCGCGAACGGCATAACTGGGGCGGTATCGGCTTCGAGAGTGTCATTGTGCTGGTGCTTTATGGACTGGGCGCCGCCCTGACGCTGGTTCGTCCGTAA
- a CDS encoding 2-keto-3-deoxygluconate permease, with translation MNILGAIEKVPGGIMVIPLLLGATVNTFLPGLLEIGGFTQALFKEGALPVIGAFLFCMGAQIPIRATGPIAEKGFAILIGKLLAGVIVALIAAFLMPSGTLLALSPLAIVAAMTNSNSGMYVALTEQFGNKTDTGAVSVISLNDGPFLTLLVLGAAGLASIPLLTFIGVVAPVLLGFILGNLDENLRRFLAPGQRILIPFFAFPLGAGIDFKTLIEAGLPGVLLGLLTLVVSGGGAMLLLALVHRIRRRPHYRRNIISGACESSTAGAAVATPAVVAAADPAYKAIEATATAQVAGSTVTTAILTPVLALLIYRWQMKRGIDPQQEFEDEPMLDDSAVAEPATRS, from the coding sequence ATGAACATTCTCGGCGCAATCGAAAAGGTCCCCGGCGGGATCATGGTCATTCCGCTGCTGCTGGGCGCTACCGTCAATACCTTTCTTCCCGGTCTGCTCGAGATCGGTGGTTTTACCCAGGCCCTGTTCAAGGAGGGAGCCCTGCCGGTCATTGGTGCCTTCCTGTTCTGCATGGGCGCCCAGATTCCTATCCGGGCCACCGGCCCGATCGCCGAAAAGGGCTTCGCCATTCTGATCGGCAAACTGTTGGCCGGGGTGATCGTGGCGCTGATTGCCGCCTTCCTGATGCCTTCGGGCACCCTGCTGGCACTGTCGCCACTGGCCATCGTGGCAGCCATGACCAACTCCAACAGCGGCATGTATGTGGCCCTGACCGAACAGTTCGGCAACAAGACCGACACCGGCGCCGTCTCGGTGATCTCGCTCAATGATGGTCCCTTTCTCACCCTGCTGGTGCTGGGGGCCGCCGGGCTGGCCTCGATTCCACTGTTGACCTTCATCGGCGTGGTCGCGCCGGTACTGCTGGGCTTTATCCTCGGCAATCTGGATGAGAATCTGCGCCGTTTCCTGGCCCCCGGTCAGCGCATTCTGATTCCTTTCTTCGCCTTCCCGCTCGGGGCCGGTATCGATTTCAAAACCCTGATCGAAGCGGGGCTGCCGGGCGTGCTGCTGGGGCTGCTGACGCTGGTGGTATCCGGCGGCGGCGCCATGCTGCTACTTGCGCTGGTGCACCGTATCCGCCGGCGGCCGCACTATCGGCGCAATATCATTTCGGGCGCCTGTGAATCCTCCACGGCTGGTGCAGCGGTAGCCACACCCGCAGTCGTCGCAGCAGCCGATCCTGCCTACAAGGCCATCGAGGCGACGGCCACGGCACAGGTAGCCGGTTCCACGGTCACGACCGCCATTCTCACCCCGGTGCTGGCACTACTGATCTATCGCTGGCAGATGAAGCGGGGTATCGACCCGCAGCAGGAGTTCGAAGATGAGCCCATGCTGGATGACAGTGCAGTAGCCGAGCCCGCTACGCGATCATGA